In Elgaria multicarinata webbii isolate HBS135686 ecotype San Diego chromosome 15, rElgMul1.1.pri, whole genome shotgun sequence, one genomic interval encodes:
- the C15H8orf48 gene encoding uncharacterized protein C8orf48 homolog, translating to MELSWNGSSSVPDYSEDTFASFSEGEEETCRQYENDPFESYYSGEESEWPAASDLSESTWQSSSQNDETGQEPESLDSTAVGEYLTSKWIRLLKDNGTNTELAKSTVEPENALTGITEVSEEELGPLQSFCAIKINQLCHLPSSAPVNRNKHKDQRHELTLEKSLTCGLNCIVPDPLVNRLCLKNIKETMKQLAETEIHQPSRCPHCMKKRAELSKAAFLRRRKTLMEQFLLQEKLEEHIYTKDSLTLIGEIHRSLPMLSEEPRNIWQKLNERALKAQCLVVWEH from the exons ATGGAGTTGAGTTGGAATGGTAGCAGCTCCGTTCCAGACTATTCAGAGGATACATTTGCGTCCTTCAGCGAAGGAGAGGAGGAAACCTGCCGGCAGTATGAGAATGACCCATTTGAATCTTATTACTCTGGAGAGGAGTCGGAATGGCCTGCTGCGTCTGATCTGTCTGAAAGTACATGGCAATCATCGAGTCAAAATGATGAAA cagGACAAGAACCAGAATCATTGGATTCTACAGCAGTAGGAGAGTATTTAACTAGCAAATGGATCCGTCTTTTGAAAGACAACGGAACTAACACTGAGCTAGCCAAATCTACCGTTGAACCAGAGAATG CATTGACAGGAATTACCGAGGTATCTGAAGAAGAGCTTGGTCCTCTGCAATCTTTTTGTGCCATCAAGATTAACCAGCTCTGTCATCTGCCGAGCTCAGCACCAGTGAACAGGAACAAGCACAAAGATCAGAGGCATGAACTTACTTTAGAGAAGTCACTGACGTGTGGTTTGAACTGCATTGTCCCTGATCCACTAGTGAATAGGCTCTGTCTGAAAAATATCAAGGAGACTATGAAACAG TTAGCAGAAACTGAAATACATCAACCGTCACGATGTCCCCACTGCATGAAGAAAAGAGCAGAGCTGTCAAAAGCTGCTTTTCTCCGACGAAGAAAGACCTTGATGGAACAGTTTTTGCTTCAAGAGAAACTGGAAGAACACATATATACCAAA GATTCTCTCACCCTCATTGGAGAAATACACAGAAGTCTTCCTATGCTTTCTGAAGAACCCAGGAACATATGGCAGAAACTGAATGAGCGAGCTCTGAAAGCCCAGTGCCTAGTTGTGTGGGAACATTAA